GAGGAGCAGACGGGCCTGCGGATCGACACCGGCGAGTCCGGGCGGATGGAGGTCCTCCTCGACGGGGAGCCCCAGCCGCTGCCGTCCGTCGTCCTGGGCGGTCCCCGTTCGTGGCCGGATCTCGAGGCTTCCTTCGGCAGCCTGCACGTCTTCGACACCCGATCGGGTCCCCGGACGGTGCGGCTCGAGGAGAAGAACGGCACGACGACTCTGGTGGGTGCCGGCCGCGAGCCGTTCCGGTTCGCCGGCGTCGGCGTGAACGACTGCCCGACGGAGCTGATCATCGAGTCGGACGGGCTGCGCATCCGCGGTTCGCACGGTTCCGCGCGCTGACCGCCGTGGGCGACCTGCCGGCCCGGACCGAGCGGCTGGTCGTGCGGCGCTTCGCCGCCGGTGACGTAGCCGCGTTCACCGCGTACCGGTCGGATCCCGAGGTGGCCCGCTACCAGGGGTGGGACGCACCGGTGCCGGAGGCGGCCGCCCGGCGGCTCGTGCACGAGTTCGCCACCGCCGTGGAGGGCAAGCCCGGCTGGTTCCAGTACGCCGTGGAGCGGGACGGTGTCCTGATCGGGGACGTCGGGATCCGCTTGGCGGGCAACCGGAAGCAGGCCGAGGTGGGCTTCACGATCGCCCGGGCCCACCAGGGGAACGGCTACGCGTCCGAAGCGGTGCAGTGCGTGCTGGACCGGGTGTTCGCCACCGGCGTGCGCCGGGTGTCGGCGGAGTGCGACGCGCGGAACACGGCGTCGGCGCGGTTGCTGGAGCGCCTCGGATTCACCCGGGAAGGCGTACGACGCCGGCACACCTGGCTCAAAGGCGAGTGGACCGACGACCTCCTGTTCGGCCTCCTGGCGGAGAACCGGCACGCCGCCGGGCCGGCGATCTTCGCCTGCCGGCCCAACCTCCTGGTCAGTGACCTCGGCACCAGCCTCGACTTCTACAGCGGCCTGCTGGGCTTCCGGATCGGCTGGCGGTGGTCCGATCCGCGGGCCCGGTTCCTGAGCGAAGGCGAGCCGCACGAGCCGGGAACGGCGATGGTCGAACGGGACGGCGTCCAGATCATGCTGACCCAGGCCGCCGGCGCGCACACCACTCGCCTGCACCTGGACGTCCACACGGCCGGGCAGGTCGACGCGCTGTTCCGGGAGTGGCGCGGACGGGGTGCGGACATCGCCGAGCCGCCGTTCGTGCGGCCGTGGGGGATGTACGAGATGCGCCTGCTCGACCCGGACGGCACCGTCCTCCGGGTGAGTTCGCCGCCGGCGCCCTAGCTTCGCGCCTCCGATCGGAGCCTTGACACTCACGCTCCCTCATTCATACATTCGTCGTCACTTTGTATGATTCGACGTGGGGAGTTGATCCGCATGCGGCTCGGCAAGACCGCCGTCGTCCTCGGCGGCAGCGCCGCCGGTCTGTGTTCCGCCGGTGCGCTCGCGCCGTACTTCGACCAGGTCGTCGTGCTCGAACGCGACGAGCTGCCCGCCGGAGCCGAGCACCGCCGCGGAGTGCCGCAGAGCAAGCACCCGCACTTCCTCCTCAATTCGGGCCGGCGCGCGATCGGGGCGCTGTTCGACGGCTTCGAGGACGACCTCATCGCCGCCGGTGGGCTGCACCTGATGCCGTCCATGGACGCCGCCTACCTCGACGGCGAAGGCTGGTCGGCCCGCAAACGCAGTGCCATGACCATGGTCTACAGCTCGCGGATCCTCATCGAACGCGTGCTGCGCGACAAGGTGCGCGAGCTGGCCAACGTCGTGATCCGCGAAGGCGCCGCGGTCACCGGCCTGACCACGCGGGACGGCCGGATCACCGGCGTCGACACCGACGGCGGCCATTTCGAGGCCGACCTCGTCGTGGACGCGATGGGCCGCGGCTCCTCCGTGAGCGCCTGGCTGGTGGCCGCGGGCTGGCCGGAGCCCGAGGTCCGCACGCTCGACGCCAAGGTCACCTACACCTCGCGCTGGTACGAGCTGCCGGCGCCGCGGCCCGCGACCTGGTGGTGGCGCCACCTGGTGATCATGCCGACGCCGGACAAGGGCGAGCACCCCGCCGAACACGAGTACCTGGTCAACTTCTTCCCGGTCGAAGGCAATCGGGTCATCGCCTGCATGGGGTCGTGGGGCCTGGAGATGCCGCGCACGACCGACGCGTTCGTCGAGACGGCCCGGCGCGTCCGGACGCCGATGTTCGCGGCCGCGATGGACCGGTGCGAACCCACCTCGGAAGTTCACCTGACCCGCTCGACGGGCAACAAGTGGCGGCGCTACGACCGCCTGCGCACCCCGCCGGAAGGGCTCGTCTTCGTCGGCGACGCGATCTGCGCGTTCAACCCGTTCTACGCCCAGGGCATCAGCTCTGCGGCGGGTTCGGCGCTGCTGCTGCGCGAACACCTCGACCGCGCACGAGGACTCGACGCGCGGTTCTCCGCGAAGTTCCTTGCCGCCCAACGGAAGCTGCTCGCCGTGCCGTGGAGCTTGGCGATGGCGCGGGACCAGGGTTACGAGTGCGCGGAGGGCACCGAGAAGCCACGCGAGTGGAAGCGGCGGATCCTCGCGGCCGTCTCCGCGCCCGCGTTCAGCCTCATCGTCGGCGCCGCCCGGGAGGACGACGTCGTCGACGAGCACTTCGCCAAGGTGTTCAACCTCGACGAGTCGCTGGGGGACATGCTGCGCAACCCCCGCGTGCTCGCCGGGCTCGTGCGCTACCGCTTCCTCGCGGCACTGGGACGGCACCGGGTCCCGTTCGACTTCGACGCCCAGGCCGAACCGCCCGCCACGGACTATTCGACGGCGACCGCGCGATGACCGCGGCGTGCGGGCCGGAGGCCGACGCCCTCACCCGCGGGCTCGGCTTCGACTGCCACGACGTCGCCCCGGTCGTCTCGGTCCGCTGGCCCTGGGCGCCCGCGCACTGGACGATGCCGCTGCTCGAACTGCTCATCGTCGGCGCGGCCGTCTTCGCGCTGGTCCACGCCGTCCGCCGGTACCGCGCGGGCGATCCGGTCAACCTGGCGCTGTGGTGGGCTTCGCTGGTCTACCTCTTCGTCACCGAGCCGCCGCTCTACTTCCCGGAGTGGTTCGGGCTCGACAAGCTGTACGGCTTCATCTTCGCCCACAACGAGTTCACCGTGCAGTTCATGGCGGATCGGCTGCCGCTCTACATCGTGGCGTTCTACCCGGCGTTCAGCCAGCTCGCCTACGAGGTCGTGCGGGCGCTCGGGATCTTCCGGGGAAGGGGCCCGCTCGCCGGCTCGGTGGCCGTCGCCTTCGTCTGTCAGGTGTTCTACGAGGTCTTCGACCAGCTCGGCCCGCGGCTGAAGTGGTGGGCGTGGAACCCGGGCAACCGGATCGTCAACCACCCGGCGCTGGCGTCGGTGCCGATGACGAGCATGCTGCTGTTCGCGTCCGTCTCGTTCGGTGCCCTGACCTACCTGGTCTCGCGGCTGGCCGGCGGCCCCCACCGCGGCTGGTCGCTGGCCTGGCGCACGGTGGTGGCCGGGGTGCTGACCCCGCCGACGATGGCGATCGCGGGCATCCCGTCGAGCCTTTTCGACGGCGACACCGCCGTGCAGGCCTGGATCCTCGGCGTCGAGCTGGCCCTGGTCTGGATCGCGGGTGCCTGGATCATCGCCACCGGCCGGGCGGACCGCCCGCCGCCGTCCGCCTTCGCGCGGGTCTACCCGGCCGCCTACCTGGGTGTGCTGGCGGTGTTCTGGCTGATCGCGGACGGCGACGGCCCGGCCGGGAGCGTTCCCTACGTGCTCGCGTGCTTCGCCGCGGCCGGGCTCGTGCTGGTCGCGCTGTACCGGAACGAGCGGGCCCCTGCTCCCGGCTGACGCCGTCCGGTCGGGGAAGATGAGGCGCATGGGGCACCACGGCTGGCGGGGCAACCCACCCGGCACCGAAGACGAGGCACGCCGCCGGATCGTCGACGCGGCGACGGCGTGCCTCGACCGCGCCGGCCTCGCCAAGACCAGCCTCTCCGACGTCGCCGCCGAGGCCGGGGTGACGCGGCAGACCGTCTACCGCTACTTCCCGAGCCTCAACGACATCCTGCGCGCGGTCGCCCTGGCCGGCGTCGAGGAGTTCGCCGGGCGGATGGAGCGCCACCTGGCGTCGTTCGGCAGCCCGGTCGAGGTCGCCGTGGAGTCCGTGGTGTTCGCGGTCCGGACGCTGCCCGGCGAGCCCCACCTGGGTCTGCTCCTGCAGGCGGGCGAAGCCGATTTCTTCACTGTCGGGGTGATCTCGCCGCTGGCTTTCTCCTACGGCGCAAGGATTCTCCGGAACGTCCCGGTGGACTGGACCGCCGTCGGTGTCCGCACCGATGAGGACTTCGAGGGGCTGGCGGAAGTCCTCATGCGCCTGTTCCTGTCGTACCTGCAGTACCCCTCGACGCCGGCGCTGACCGACGACGGGATCCGCGTGCTCGTCCGCCGCTGGATCGGACCGGCGCTGCGCGGGTGACCGGTCAGGCGTGGGCGGGCAGCGAGACGCCGGTGAGGCGTTCGGATTCCGTCCACAGCCGCTCGGCGACCGCCTTGTCGAGCGCGCGTCGCGTCGGCTTGGCGGTCTTGACCGGGCCGACGAGTCCCCAGCGGGGTCCGTAGTAGCCGCCCGGCGTCGCGTCCGGGCTGGTCGCCGCGTACAGCAGGGGCTCCGCGCCGCGCTCGACCCCTTGCGACGGCACGAGCTTGAACGCCAGCGAGGTGAGCGGGCCGGGGCCGCGGCCGTCCAGGCCCGGGCCGGCGGTCTGCAGGTTGGTGCGGGTGTAGCCGGGGTGGGCGCCGGTCGAGAGGAGCGGCCAGCCGCGCTCGGCCGCGATGTCCGAGAGCCGGAGCGTCAGCATCAGGTCGGCCAGCTTCGACTGGGCGTAGGCGCCGTTCGGGCGGTAGCCGCGTTCCCACTGCAGGTCGTCGAAATCGATCCGGCCGGTGGTGGCCACGCCGCTGCTCATCGTCGCCACCCGGGAGGACGGCGCGGCCAGCAGCAGCGGAAGCAGGCGCACGGTCAGCGCGAACGGGCCCAGGTAGTTGCTGCCCATCTGCAGCTCGAACCCGTCGACGGTCTCCAGCCGGCGGGGCGGGGTCATCACGCCGGCGTTGTTGACGAGCAGGTCCAGGGGGCGGCCGCCGTCGACCAGCCCGTCGGCGAACTCGCGGACCGACGCCAGGTCGGCCAGGTCGATCCGCCGGACCTCGACCCGGGCGCCGGGGTGCTCGGCGAGGATGTCGCGGCGGGCCCGGTCGCCTTTCTCGGGGGTGCGCACGGCGAGGATCACGTCGGCGCCGGCCGCGGCCAGGCGCCGGGCGGTTTCCTTGCCGGTCCCGCTGTTGGCGCCGGTCACGACGGCGAGCTTTCCGTGCTGGTCAGGAACCTGGTACATCGCACACCTCTCTAAGTACCGCTGGTACGTTACGACACCCACGATAACGTACTGGCGGTTCGTTGACAACGTACCGGGGGTACGTAAGATGGGGAGGTGAACTTCAAGCGCGCCCGCACCGACGAGCAGCGCGCCGAGCGGCGGCGCGCGATCCTGGCCACGGCCGACGAGATGCTGACCGAGATGCCGGTCGCCAAGCTGAGTTTCAACGAGCTGAGCCGCCGGGTCTGCCTGGCCAAGGCGAACATCGTCCGGTACGTCGAGTCGCGGGAGGCGGTCCTGCTGGAGCTGCTGGACGGGCACCTGCGCGACTGGATCGCCGAGCTGTCCGGTTCGGCGCCGGCCGAAGGCACCCCCCGCGAGCGCGGCGACGCTCTGGCGGCCGAGCTGGCCGAGTCACTGGCCCGGCGGCCGGTGCTGTGCGACCTGATCAGCTCCCAGGCGACGGTCCTGGAGCACAACGTCTCCACCGAGACGGCGATCGAGCACAAGCACGCGCTCTTCGGCGCCATGGAGTCGCTGATCGCGGTGATCCGCCGCCACCTGCCCGAGTTCGGCGAGCGCGAGGCGTACGACCTGGTGGCCACGGCCACCCTCGTGACGGCGGCGGCGTGGCCGCACAGCCGGCCATCGGAGGCGATGAAGGCGGCCTACGAGCGCGACCCGGCGGTGGCGGCCATGCGGGTCGATTTCACCGAGCTGGTCGGGCGGACGCTGGCGGTGACGATTTCGGGGTTGCTGGCCCGCGAACACGACCGGCCCGCCATGCCCCGATAAGGGCTCGGCGGGCCGGCCGACCGCTCAGACGGCCGCCGCCGTGGTGCGATGCCCGAGAGCCCGCAGGGAGTTCGGGTGGTCCGCCGGGACGACGCCCGAGTACACCGCCGTCCAGCAGGAGGGGCAGCAGTACTGGCGGAACACCACCGGGGCGTCCACGTAGTCGGCCGCCGTCGCGATGATCTGGGGGCCGGCCTCCGTGGGTGGGCCCTCGTGCACCGCCACCGCCGGTTCGCCGTCCGCCGTGCGGAGGTGCTCGCCGCAGTGGCCGCAGGCCAGGCCGCCGTCCGCGGGCTCGACCAGGTTGTCGTCGAGACGGCGGGCGCCGGCCAGGCTCGTCTTGCCCAGTGGCTTCTCCGGCACCGCCGAGCGTGAGCGCCGTACTGCACGCTGCCGGGACCGCTCGGCCGTCGTCGCGGCCGTGTCCACGACCCCTTCGCGGACGACGACGCCGTAGACGTCGACAGCCGCCGCGGGGCTGATCTTGGCCTCCCGCAGGTCCCGGAGAACGGCGGCCGGATCCCGAGTGAGGGGGTCGCCGTAGCCGCCCCCACCCTGCCACGTCATCGCGAACACCTCGCCGGGCGCGAGGTAGCTCGACGCGTAGTTCTGCCCGGGCTCCAGAGACGAGCCCAGCTCGTCCATTGTGGATGGCATCCGCCCGGACGCCAGCAGCGAGGCCACCGGGCTCTGCCGGGCCACGACGTCCAGGCCGCTGTTGCCCGGGTGACCGCCCGCCAGTCCGCCGTTCTGCGCGATCGCCTTGCCCGCCGACGCGAGCACGAGCCCCATCGGGACGCTCGTGCCGTGCGGGGTCATCGCGATCGACGCGCCGAGCCCGCCGCGGTGCCGCCCGGGGCCGCCGGAGTCGGGGACCTCACGCCGCCACAACGTCAGCACCGGGTAGAGGAACTCCGTCATCTCGACGTCGGGGACGCGGCCCATCGGGATGCAGAACAGGCCGCCGGTGTCGATGCCGTCCGCGTCCGGGCGCGCGCCGTAGCCGCCGGCCATCGGCTCCATGATGATGCTGAGGAACGGCGCCGGCGCCTCGCCGCGTTCGTCCAGCCCGGCGATCACCGCGGTGTCCCACGTCCCGCAGCACGTCGCCTGGACGCTCTTGCCCAGCGAAACGTCCCGGTCGAGCATCTGCGCGAGGCATTCGGCGATGAGGTTGCCGGTGAGCCAGGCCGGGCCGATCGGGCCGCGGCCGACCGCCGCCGGGAACGTCGCGTTGTTGAGCGTCCCCTCCTCGGTGACGAGGTCGAAGCAGCGCATCA
The window above is part of the Amycolatopsis camponoti genome. Proteins encoded here:
- a CDS encoding GNAT family N-acetyltransferase, with the translated sequence MGDLPARTERLVVRRFAAGDVAAFTAYRSDPEVARYQGWDAPVPEAAARRLVHEFATAVEGKPGWFQYAVERDGVLIGDVGIRLAGNRKQAEVGFTIARAHQGNGYASEAVQCVLDRVFATGVRRVSAECDARNTASARLLERLGFTREGVRRRHTWLKGEWTDDLLFGLLAENRHAAGPAIFACRPNLLVSDLGTSLDFYSGLLGFRIGWRWSDPRARFLSEGEPHEPGTAMVERDGVQIMLTQAAGAHTTRLHLDVHTAGQVDALFREWRGRGADIAEPPFVRPWGMYEMRLLDPDGTVLRVSSPPAP
- a CDS encoding FAD-dependent oxidoreductase, translating into MRLGKTAVVLGGSAAGLCSAGALAPYFDQVVVLERDELPAGAEHRRGVPQSKHPHFLLNSGRRAIGALFDGFEDDLIAAGGLHLMPSMDAAYLDGEGWSARKRSAMTMVYSSRILIERVLRDKVRELANVVIREGAAVTGLTTRDGRITGVDTDGGHFEADLVVDAMGRGSSVSAWLVAAGWPEPEVRTLDAKVTYTSRWYELPAPRPATWWWRHLVIMPTPDKGEHPAEHEYLVNFFPVEGNRVIACMGSWGLEMPRTTDAFVETARRVRTPMFAAAMDRCEPTSEVHLTRSTGNKWRRYDRLRTPPEGLVFVGDAICAFNPFYAQGISSAAGSALLLREHLDRARGLDARFSAKFLAAQRKLLAVPWSLAMARDQGYECAEGTEKPREWKRRILAAVSAPAFSLIVGAAREDDVVDEHFAKVFNLDESLGDMLRNPRVLAGLVRYRFLAALGRHRVPFDFDAQAEPPATDYSTATAR
- a CDS encoding TetR/AcrR family transcriptional regulator, whose protein sequence is MGHHGWRGNPPGTEDEARRRIVDAATACLDRAGLAKTSLSDVAAEAGVTRQTVYRYFPSLNDILRAVALAGVEEFAGRMERHLASFGSPVEVAVESVVFAVRTLPGEPHLGLLLQAGEADFFTVGVISPLAFSYGARILRNVPVDWTAVGVRTDEDFEGLAEVLMRLFLSYLQYPSTPALTDDGIRVLVRRWIGPALRG
- a CDS encoding SDR family oxidoreductase — its product is MYQVPDQHGKLAVVTGANSGTGKETARRLAAAGADVILAVRTPEKGDRARRDILAEHPGARVEVRRIDLADLASVREFADGLVDGGRPLDLLVNNAGVMTPPRRLETVDGFELQMGSNYLGPFALTVRLLPLLLAAPSSRVATMSSGVATTGRIDFDDLQWERGYRPNGAYAQSKLADLMLTLRLSDIAAERGWPLLSTGAHPGYTRTNLQTAGPGLDGRGPGPLTSLAFKLVPSQGVERGAEPLLYAATSPDATPGGYYGPRWGLVGPVKTAKPTRRALDKAVAERLWTESERLTGVSLPAHA
- a CDS encoding TetR/AcrR family transcriptional regulator, whose translation is MNFKRARTDEQRAERRRAILATADEMLTEMPVAKLSFNELSRRVCLAKANIVRYVESREAVLLELLDGHLRDWIAELSGSAPAEGTPRERGDALAAELAESLARRPVLCDLISSQATVLEHNVSTETAIEHKHALFGAMESLIAVIRRHLPEFGEREAYDLVATATLVTAAAWPHSRPSEAMKAAYERDPAVAAMRVDFTELVGRTLAVTISGLLAREHDRPAMPR
- a CDS encoding hydantoinase B/oxoprolinase family protein; this encodes MSMPIPGSEQFSSRPVDLGELRRSLPSTLDVHSVTQDQVDALDPLTYEVIRHRLWSVTDEMGEALKRMSGSPIVTDANDFDFAISDELGQEVQVGLYNTMLVGAVDLAIYWTLRNRAANPGIEAGDMFLCNDPWVGGGLHQNDVIVYQPVFHEGKLFAWTSAIAHQPDLGGVGLGSFSPAAEDVFSESLPTPPVKVVRDGRLQRDVADLWVRRSRVPMLVGLDLRAKIGANNVGAERLHALIEQYGPDTVKAVMKRMMSDAESRLRDKLSALPDGSWSATGYQDQSHEGDRGLHKITVTTTKTGDHLTFDFTGTDPQAGVINCTYAGMRGGVMLALLPILAGDIPWSAGGLMRCFDLVTEEGTLNNATFPAAVGRGPIGPAWLTGNLIAECLAQMLDRDVSLGKSVQATCCGTWDTAVIAGLDERGEAPAPFLSIIMEPMAGGYGARPDADGIDTGGLFCIPMGRVPDVEMTEFLYPVLTLWRREVPDSGGPGRHRGGLGASIAMTPHGTSVPMGLVLASAGKAIAQNGGLAGGHPGNSGLDVVARQSPVASLLASGRMPSTMDELGSSLEPGQNYASSYLAPGEVFAMTWQGGGGYGDPLTRDPAAVLRDLREAKISPAAAVDVYGVVVREGVVDTAATTAERSRQRAVRRSRSAVPEKPLGKTSLAGARRLDDNLVEPADGGLACGHCGEHLRTADGEPAVAVHEGPPTEAGPQIIATAADYVDAPVVFRQYCCPSCWTAVYSGVVPADHPNSLRALGHRTTAAAV